The following proteins are encoded in a genomic region of Pseudomonas saponiphila:
- a CDS encoding GNAT family N-acetyltransferase has product MDQGPLMLELHTTRLHLRPLSTHDWELFLSLHSDPDNLRYVCDPLSRDQIEERFTSRLPRWDFDSTHWLCLVIRDRQSGEDLGLTGLRISDRDAAEAEVGYLLARHHQGRGVAAESLRGLMEHAGQHLGIKRLMATVTDGNAASCQVLEKCGFVFLRRDERAFRQGGEDFDDLIFSCHLTA; this is encoded by the coding sequence ATGGATCAGGGACCTCTCATGCTGGAACTGCACACCACCCGCCTGCACCTGCGCCCCTTGAGCACCCATGACTGGGAGCTGTTTCTGAGCCTGCACAGCGACCCGGACAACCTGCGCTATGTCTGCGACCCGCTGTCCCGTGACCAGATCGAGGAACGCTTCACCTCGCGCCTGCCGCGCTGGGACTTCGACTCGACACACTGGCTGTGCCTGGTGATCCGCGACCGCCAGAGCGGCGAGGACCTGGGCCTCACCGGCCTGCGAATCAGCGACCGAGACGCCGCCGAAGCCGAGGTCGGCTACCTCCTGGCCCGCCATCACCAAGGCCGGGGCGTGGCCGCGGAGTCGCTGCGCGGGCTGATGGAGCACGCTGGCCAACACCTGGGCATCAAGCGCCTGATGGCCACCGTCACCGACGGCAATGCCGCCTCCTGCCAGGTCCTGGAAAAGTGCGGTTTCGTCTTCCTGCGCCGCGACGAGCGAGCCTTCCGCCAGGGCGGCGAAGACTTCGACGACCTGATTTTCAGCTGCCACCTGACGGCCTGA